From Variovorax sp. J2L1-78, the proteins below share one genomic window:
- a CDS encoding ABC transporter permease produces the protein MTSSLRLGWRTLWRDLRAGELRLLIVAVLLAVAALTAVGFFADRLKGGLQRDARQLLGGDAVLASDNPTPPAFVERARSLGLETTSTYGFPTMARASDAQGGASKLVSLKAVTTGYPLRGSVQVATTSDGPGQATRDVPAPGETWVDASLLESLGLKVGDTLLLGDTGLRVSRVITLEPDRGGGFASFSPRVMLNQADVARTGLVQPASRVNYRFAVAGDEGAVKRFSDWADASLKRGELRGARLESFESGRPEMRQTLDRAEKFLNLVALLAALLSAVAVALAARGFAASHLDDCAMLRVLGQSQRTIAGAYAFEFFIVGLVASGLGVAIGFGVHYAFVLLLAGLVETALPAPTLWPVAFGLGMGLVLLFTFGLPPVLQLARVPPLRVIRRDVGGLKPASLAVLGIGALGFVAMLLAASSDLKLGLIAVGGFAGAVAVFAVLSWVAVKVLRRSVNETTAPRWLVLATRQISARPVYAVVQVSALAVGLLALVLLVLLRTDLVSSWRRATPPDAPNRFVINVMPDQSEAFQKSLRDGGVNKFDWYPMIRGRLVAINDKPVSPDDYTEDRAKRLVDREFNLSNAAEAPPHNGITAGAWTPNAPGEVSVEDGLAETLGLKLGDTLRFDIGGIQNDARITSLRKVDWGSLHANFFVMYTVAELPDVPVTYMGAFRAPETKGFDNALVRAYPNVTNVDMSATIGQVQRVLDQVIRAVEFLFGFTLAAGLVVLFAAVTATREERAREFAVMRAVGARASLLRQVQRAELAGVGLLAGFLASIAASAIGWGLARYVFDFTWTASLWVPVAGALAGAVLALAAGWWGLREVLRRPVVATLRQAAE, from the coding sequence ATGACTTCCTCCCTCCGCCTCGGTTGGCGCACCCTCTGGCGCGATCTGCGCGCTGGCGAGCTGCGGCTTCTCATCGTTGCCGTGCTGCTCGCGGTCGCCGCGCTCACGGCCGTCGGCTTCTTTGCCGATCGGCTCAAGGGCGGGTTGCAGCGCGATGCGCGGCAGCTGCTCGGCGGCGACGCGGTGCTGGCCAGCGACAACCCGACGCCGCCGGCCTTCGTCGAGCGCGCCCGGTCGCTGGGCCTGGAGACCACGTCGACCTACGGATTCCCGACGATGGCCCGCGCCTCCGACGCGCAGGGCGGGGCGAGCAAGCTGGTGTCACTGAAGGCGGTGACCACCGGCTACCCGCTGCGCGGCAGCGTGCAGGTCGCGACGACGAGCGACGGCCCCGGCCAGGCCACGCGGGACGTGCCGGCGCCGGGCGAAACCTGGGTCGATGCATCGCTGCTCGAATCGCTAGGGCTGAAGGTGGGCGACACGCTGCTGCTGGGCGACACCGGCCTGCGCGTGTCGCGCGTGATCACGCTGGAGCCGGACCGGGGCGGCGGCTTCGCGAGTTTCTCGCCGCGCGTGATGCTCAACCAGGCCGACGTGGCGCGCACCGGGCTCGTGCAGCCGGCCAGCCGCGTGAACTACCGCTTCGCGGTGGCGGGCGACGAGGGCGCGGTGAAGCGCTTCAGCGACTGGGCCGATGCCTCGCTCAAGCGCGGCGAGCTGCGCGGCGCGCGGCTCGAATCCTTCGAGAGCGGCCGGCCGGAGATGCGCCAGACGCTCGACCGCGCCGAGAAATTCCTCAACCTGGTGGCGCTGCTCGCGGCGCTGCTGAGCGCGGTGGCGGTGGCGCTGGCGGCGCGCGGCTTCGCGGCCAGCCACCTCGACGACTGCGCCATGTTGCGTGTGCTGGGCCAGAGCCAGCGCACCATCGCCGGCGCCTACGCCTTCGAGTTCTTCATCGTCGGCCTGGTGGCGAGCGGGCTGGGCGTGGCGATCGGCTTCGGCGTGCACTACGCCTTCGTGCTGCTGCTGGCCGGCCTGGTCGAAACGGCGCTGCCCGCGCCCACGCTGTGGCCGGTGGCCTTCGGGCTGGGCATGGGGCTGGTGTTGCTGTTCACCTTCGGCCTGCCGCCGGTGCTGCAGCTCGCGCGCGTGCCGCCGTTACGGGTCATCCGGCGCGACGTCGGCGGGCTCAAGCCGGCGTCGCTCGCCGTGCTGGGCATCGGCGCGCTCGGCTTCGTCGCCATGCTGCTGGCGGCCAGCAGCGACCTGAAGCTGGGGCTGATCGCGGTCGGCGGCTTCGCGGGCGCAGTGGCGGTGTTCGCGGTGCTGAGCTGGGTCGCGGTGAAGGTGCTGCGCCGCAGCGTCAACGAGACGACGGCGCCGCGCTGGCTGGTGCTGGCCACGCGGCAGATCTCGGCGCGGCCGGTGTACGCGGTGGTGCAGGTCAGCGCGCTGGCGGTCGGCCTGCTGGCGCTGGTGCTGCTGGTGCTGCTGCGCACCGACCTGGTGTCGAGCTGGCGCCGCGCGACGCCGCCCGATGCGCCCAACCGCTTCGTCATCAACGTGATGCCCGACCAGAGCGAGGCCTTCCAGAAATCGCTGCGCGATGGCGGCGTGAACAAGTTCGACTGGTACCCGATGATCCGCGGCCGCCTGGTCGCGATCAACGACAAGCCCGTCTCGCCCGACGACTACACCGAAGACCGCGCCAAGCGCCTGGTCGACCGCGAGTTCAACCTGAGCAACGCCGCCGAGGCACCGCCGCACAACGGCATCACCGCCGGCGCCTGGACGCCCAACGCACCGGGCGAGGTGAGCGTGGAAGACGGGCTGGCCGAGACGCTGGGCCTGAAGCTGGGCGACACGCTGCGCTTCGACATCGGCGGCATCCAGAACGACGCGCGCATCACCTCGCTGCGCAAGGTCGACTGGGGGTCGCTGCACGCCAACTTCTTCGTGATGTACACGGTGGCCGAGCTGCCCGACGTGCCGGTGACCTACATGGGCGCCTTCCGCGCGCCCGAGACCAAGGGCTTCGACAACGCGCTGGTGCGCGCCTACCCGAACGTGACCAACGTCGACATGAGCGCGACCATCGGCCAGGTGCAGCGGGTGCTTGACCAGGTGATCCGCGCGGTGGAGTTCCTCTTCGGCTTCACGCTGGCGGCCGGCCTGGTGGTGCTGTTCGCGGCGGTTACGGCCACGCGGGAGGAGCGCGCCCGCGAATTCGCGGTGATGCGCGCGGTCGGCGCGCGTGCGTCGCTGCTGCGGCAGGTGCAGCGTGCCGAACTCGCCGGCGTCGGGCTGCTGGCGGGCTTCCTCGCGAGCATCGCCGCGTCGGCGATCGGCTGGGGCCTGGCGCGCTACGTGTTCGACTTCACCTGGACGGCATCGCTGTGGGTGCCGGTCGCCGGTGCGCTGGCTGGCGCGGTGCTGGCGCTGGCAGCGGGCTGGTGGGGCCTGCGCGAGGTGCTGCGCCGGCCGGTGGTCGCGACGCTGCGGCAGGCTGCGGAATAG